A stretch of the Amycolatopsis sp. BJA-103 genome encodes the following:
- a CDS encoding LCP family protein, with translation MDRLTMTDELEAIDDATITKRKIDHTLARFSAAHDELEAEEAKKRERRERLASRPAALLEQTRTALQRVVTTTDAEPAESAEQSSPQTRLQEKKERKTRQAAKAGRISAAVMAALVFLSIGSAWGAQTWFDAKFNNVASLDEDSADIQDAAGQTGDENFLMVGSDSRDGAAAEDGVGDAESNPGARSDTVMIAHVPADRQRVVMVSFPRDLEISRPECKRWDPATSSYSDKVSPAQKITKLNTAYAVGGPQCVTKVIQQITGMKMNHFVGIDFNGFKSMVDAVQGVTVYNEKPIDDDTLGMVIPQAGEVRISGDQALNYVRARHVKGDPTSDYGRIKRQQAFLGALLKTVMSKDVILDTGKLSGFIDAFAKATFGENLGINQMMTLAKSMKGMGSDKVKFLTVPTTEEANKRGNEVLLQSKSKTLFQALINNTPLEEKAPAPPAGDTETAPTGSAKTSGSKKSGSSG, from the coding sequence ATGGACCGGCTCACGATGACCGACGAGCTCGAAGCGATCGACGACGCGACGATCACCAAGCGCAAGATCGACCACACGCTCGCCCGGTTCTCCGCCGCGCACGACGAGCTCGAAGCCGAAGAGGCCAAGAAGCGCGAGCGCCGCGAACGGCTCGCCTCGCGTCCTGCCGCGCTGCTGGAGCAGACCCGCACGGCCCTGCAGCGGGTGGTCACGACCACGGACGCCGAACCGGCCGAGAGCGCCGAGCAGTCGTCTCCGCAGACCCGCCTGCAGGAGAAGAAGGAACGCAAGACCAGGCAGGCGGCCAAGGCGGGCCGGATCTCGGCCGCCGTGATGGCCGCGCTCGTGTTCCTGTCCATCGGTTCGGCGTGGGGTGCCCAGACCTGGTTCGACGCGAAGTTCAACAACGTCGCCTCGCTCGACGAGGACTCGGCCGACATCCAGGACGCCGCGGGCCAGACCGGTGACGAGAACTTCCTGATGGTCGGCTCCGACAGCCGTGACGGCGCGGCCGCCGAAGACGGCGTCGGCGACGCGGAAAGCAACCCGGGCGCCCGTTCGGACACGGTCATGATCGCGCACGTCCCCGCCGACCGGCAGCGCGTCGTCATGGTGTCCTTCCCGCGCGACCTCGAGATCAGCCGTCCCGAATGCAAGCGCTGGGACCCGGCGACGTCGTCGTACTCGGACAAGGTCTCGCCCGCGCAGAAGATCACGAAGCTGAACACCGCCTACGCGGTCGGTGGCCCGCAGTGCGTCACGAAGGTCATCCAGCAGATCACCGGCATGAAGATGAACCACTTCGTGGGGATCGACTTCAACGGCTTCAAGTCCATGGTCGACGCCGTGCAGGGTGTCACCGTCTACAACGAGAAGCCCATCGACGACGACACCCTCGGCATGGTCATCCCGCAGGCGGGCGAGGTGCGGATCTCCGGTGACCAGGCGCTGAACTACGTCCGGGCGCGGCACGTCAAGGGCGACCCGACGTCGGACTACGGCCGGATCAAACGGCAGCAAGCCTTCCTCGGCGCGCTGCTGAAGACGGTGATGTCGAAGGACGTCATCCTGGACACCGGCAAGCTCAGCGGCTTCATCGACGCGTTCGCCAAGGCCACCTTCGGCGAGAACCTCGGCATCAACCAGATGATGACGCTGGCGAAGTCGATGAAGGGGATGGGATCGGACAAGGTCAAGTTCCTCACCGTGCCCACCACCGAAGAGGCGAACAAGCGCGGCAACGAAGTGCTGTTGCAGAGCAAATCGAAGACGCTCTTCCAGGCGTTGATCAACAACACGCCGCTGGAAGAGAAGGCCCCGGCGCCCCCGGCGGGCGATACGGAGACCGCTCCGACCGGCTCCGCCAAGACCAGCGGCTCCAAGAAGAGCGGCAGCTCAGGCTGA
- the dusB gene encoding tRNA dihydrouridine synthase DusB, translating to MEDVTATLSKPSLKIGPYEVDPPVVLAPMAGITNVAFRQLCQEYGAGIYVCEMITARAVVERHPGTMHMMTFGENEKPRSMQLYGVDPKTMAEAVRIITGEGLADHIDSNFGCPVAKVTRKGGGAALPFKRKLFADIVRESAKAAAEAGVPFTVKFRVGIDDDHLTYLDAGRIAEAEGAAAVSLHARTAAQRYSGQADWTKIAALKEAVTSIPVLGNGDIFSAEDALRMVDETGCDGVVVGRGCLGRPWLFGELEAAFAGRAQPTPPNLGEVAKVLRRHTELLVEHDGHDKAMRDIRKHMAWYFMGFPVGSELRRGFAMLSSLDQLDDLIAQLDHEAPFPSAATGPRGRQGSPGKVTLPHGWLDDPDDDCVPEAEDMHSGG from the coding sequence ATGGAGGACGTGACAGCCACCCTGAGCAAGCCCAGCCTGAAGATCGGCCCCTACGAGGTCGATCCCCCGGTCGTGCTCGCTCCCATGGCGGGCATCACCAACGTCGCCTTCCGGCAGCTGTGCCAGGAGTACGGCGCGGGCATCTACGTCTGCGAGATGATCACCGCCCGCGCGGTGGTCGAGCGCCACCCCGGCACCATGCACATGATGACCTTCGGCGAGAACGAAAAGCCCAGGTCCATGCAGCTTTACGGGGTCGACCCCAAGACGATGGCCGAAGCCGTCCGCATCATCACCGGCGAGGGTCTCGCCGACCACATCGACAGCAACTTCGGCTGCCCGGTGGCGAAGGTGACGCGCAAGGGCGGCGGCGCGGCGTTGCCGTTCAAGCGCAAGCTGTTCGCCGACATCGTGCGCGAGTCGGCGAAGGCCGCGGCCGAGGCGGGCGTGCCGTTCACGGTCAAGTTCCGCGTGGGCATCGACGACGACCACCTGACGTACCTCGACGCCGGGCGCATCGCCGAGGCCGAGGGCGCGGCGGCGGTCAGCCTGCACGCGCGCACCGCCGCGCAGCGCTACTCCGGTCAGGCCGACTGGACGAAGATCGCCGCCCTCAAAGAAGCGGTCACGAGCATCCCGGTGCTCGGCAACGGCGACATCTTCTCGGCCGAGGACGCGCTGCGCATGGTCGACGAGACCGGCTGCGACGGCGTCGTGGTCGGTCGAGGCTGCCTGGGCAGGCCGTGGCTGTTCGGCGAACTGGAAGCCGCCTTTGCCGGGCGCGCGCAGCCCACACCGCCGAATCTCGGCGAGGTCGCCAAGGTGCTGCGCCGCCACACGGAACTGCTCGTCGAACACGACGGCCACGACAAGGCCATGCGCGACATCCGCAAGCACATGGCCTGGTACTTCATGGGTTTCCCGGTCGGCTCCGAACTTCGCCGCGGTTTCGCGATGCTGTCCAGTTTGGACCAGCTCGACGACCTGATCGCCCAGCTCGACCACGAGGCGCCGTTCCCCAGCGCGGCCACCGGTCCGCGCGGGCGGCAGGGATCGCCGGGCAAGGTCACGCTGCCGCACGGCTGGCTCGACGATCCGGACGACGACTGCGTCCCCGAGGCCGAGGACATGCACTCGGGGGGCTAG
- a CDS encoding GGDEF domain-containing protein yields the protein MAEVNVVADDEAAFPPGAPSTDLLSLHESIAGVLATQGDWRRAYHHLKSAFDLARAGSLRDTLTSSYNRRYLDQWLHGPAVEHRGPPGIAIALVDLDLFKGVNDTFGHLVGDRVLREVADLLQQGLPPEAFCARYGGEEFALVIPDVDAARAVRIADTARIRVARHPWPRIRPGLSVTISVGLAHEIHAEPDRTVEPERQLRRADALLYMAKRAGRNKVAYHDKESSQMIPHTMNAAESAGA from the coding sequence GTGGCGGAGGTGAACGTGGTAGCCGACGACGAGGCCGCGTTCCCACCGGGCGCGCCGAGTACCGATCTGCTCAGCCTCCACGAGTCGATCGCCGGGGTTCTCGCCACCCAGGGTGACTGGCGACGCGCCTACCACCACCTCAAATCCGCCTTCGACCTCGCCCGTGCCGGCAGCCTGCGGGACACGCTGACGTCCAGCTACAACCGCCGTTACCTCGACCAATGGCTGCACGGCCCGGCCGTCGAACACCGCGGCCCGCCGGGGATCGCGATCGCGCTGGTGGACCTCGACCTGTTCAAGGGCGTCAACGACACTTTCGGGCATCTGGTGGGCGATCGGGTGCTGCGCGAGGTGGCCGACCTGCTGCAACAGGGACTTCCGCCCGAGGCCTTCTGCGCTCGCTACGGCGGTGAGGAGTTCGCGCTCGTCATCCCGGACGTCGACGCCGCCCGCGCGGTGCGCATCGCCGACACCGCCCGTATCCGGGTGGCCCGCCATCCGTGGCCGCGGATCCGGCCCGGCCTCTCGGTGACGATCAGTGTCGGGCTCGCGCACGAGATTCACGCGGAACCGGATCGCACGGTGGAACCCGAGCGGCAGTTGCGCCGCGCCGACGCTTTGTTGTATATGGCGAAACGGGCAGGCCGGAACAAAGTGGCCTATCACGATAAGGAATCGTCGCAGATGATTCCCCACACGATGAACGCCGCGGAGTCCGCGGGCGCCTAG
- a CDS encoding O-acetyl-ADP-ribose deacetylase, whose translation MTTIEVVLGDITHEHVDAVVTAANESLLGGSGVDGAIHRTAGPELAEAGSVIAPCEPGDAKATPAFGLAPIKHVIHTVGPVWDGGTYGEADLLSSCYRRSLTVADELGVRSIAFPAISTGIYGYPPDQAARIAVRTLRETPTAVELIRLVAFDEETYELLTAAAAKRP comes from the coding sequence ATGACCACAATCGAGGTGGTACTCGGTGACATCACGCACGAGCATGTCGACGCAGTCGTGACGGCGGCGAACGAGTCGCTTCTGGGCGGCAGCGGTGTGGATGGGGCGATTCACCGCACGGCCGGTCCCGAACTGGCCGAGGCCGGCAGCGTGATCGCCCCCTGCGAACCGGGGGACGCCAAGGCGACACCCGCGTTCGGCCTCGCGCCGATCAAACACGTCATCCATACCGTCGGCCCCGTCTGGGACGGCGGCACCTATGGCGAGGCCGACCTGCTGTCGTCGTGCTATCGCCGCAGCCTCACGGTCGCGGACGAGCTAGGGGTACGCAGTATCGCCTTCCCGGCGATCTCGACCGGAATCTACGGCTACCCGCCGGATCAGGCCGCGAGGATCGCGGTCCGCACGCTGCGCGAGACGCCGACGGCGGTCGAGCTGATCCGCCTGGTCGCCTTCGACGAAGAGACCTACGAGCTCCTCACCGCCGCCGCGGCCAAGCGGCCGTGA
- the idi gene encoding isopentenyl-diphosphate Delta-isomerase produces the protein MNNATEVDTERIVYVTEDGEPTGETAPKLSAHHENTRLHLAFSCYLLRSSDQALLITSRAASKKVWPRVWTNSVCGHPAPGEPIEEAVRRRAAFELGLPRLDGLRCVLPAYRYRTPPFEGVVENEFCPVFVAWVDEDPEPHPDEVGDWRWLSWSDYALLLNDDVTDVSYWAKDQFSQLKDVEPFSALQNGTSVRDNGAKPSST, from the coding sequence GTGAACAACGCGACCGAAGTGGACACCGAACGCATCGTCTATGTCACCGAGGACGGCGAGCCGACCGGCGAAACCGCGCCCAAACTGTCCGCGCACCACGAGAACACCCGGCTGCACCTGGCGTTCTCCTGCTATCTGTTGCGCAGCAGCGACCAGGCCCTGCTCATCACCAGCCGCGCCGCGTCGAAGAAGGTGTGGCCGCGGGTATGGACCAACAGTGTCTGCGGGCACCCCGCACCGGGTGAACCGATCGAGGAGGCCGTCCGGCGCCGCGCCGCCTTCGAGCTCGGGCTTCCCCGGCTGGACGGGCTCCGGTGCGTCCTTCCGGCGTACCGCTACCGGACACCACCGTTCGAGGGCGTGGTCGAGAACGAGTTCTGCCCGGTCTTCGTGGCCTGGGTCGACGAAGACCCGGAACCGCATCCGGACGAAGTCGGCGACTGGCGGTGGCTGAGCTGGAGTGATTACGCACTGTTGCTGAATGATGATGTGACAGACGTGAGTTACTGGGCGAAAGATCAGTTTTCGCAGCTCAAAGACGTCGAGCCGTTTTCGGCCTTACAGAACGGCACTTCGGTGCGTGACAATGGTGCGAAACCGTCGTCCACTTGA
- the phoU gene encoding phosphate signaling complex protein PhoU, with protein sequence MREAYHVELEQLAENLASMSLQVADAMERATRALLEVDLGLAEQVISDDAKVDDARAECEEQAYALLALQAPVATDLRTVLAAIHAAESLERMGDLALHVAKAARRRHPDPVLPDAVRGDFAKMGEVAVKLARQAEQVIKSKDVEAARTIESDDDEVDEIHKHLFTVIMDRDWDHGVAAAVDVTLLGRFYERFADHAVSVARRMIFVVTGKMPGYGPDEL encoded by the coding sequence ATGCGTGAGGCTTACCATGTCGAACTCGAACAGCTCGCCGAGAACCTAGCGAGCATGTCGCTCCAGGTCGCCGACGCGATGGAACGGGCGACCCGGGCGTTGCTCGAGGTCGATCTCGGACTCGCCGAGCAGGTGATCAGCGACGACGCGAAGGTCGACGACGCGCGCGCCGAATGCGAGGAGCAGGCGTACGCGCTGCTGGCCCTGCAGGCACCCGTCGCGACCGATCTCCGGACCGTCCTCGCCGCGATCCACGCGGCGGAAAGCCTGGAGCGGATGGGCGATCTGGCGCTGCACGTGGCCAAGGCCGCGCGCCGCCGTCACCCGGACCCCGTCCTGCCCGACGCCGTGCGAGGCGACTTCGCCAAGATGGGCGAGGTGGCCGTCAAGCTGGCCCGGCAGGCCGAGCAGGTCATCAAGTCCAAGGACGTCGAGGCCGCCCGGACGATCGAGTCGGACGACGACGAGGTCGACGAGATCCACAAGCACCTGTTCACGGTCATCATGGACCGGGACTGGGACCACGGCGTCGCCGCGGCCGTGGACGTCACCCTGCTGGGCCGCTTCTACGAGCGCTTCGCCGACCACGCCGTCTCGGTCGCGCGCCGGATGATCTTCGTGGTGACCGGCAAGATGCCCGGTTACGGCCCGGACGAGCTCTAG
- a CDS encoding alpha/beta fold hydrolase — translation MIEQLSIPTAAGTFDAIAAGPEDGRPVLLLHGFPEAAVEWEHQVATLGVLGYRAVAPDQRGYSPDVRPEQASEYGIDELVGDVLAIADRLGWNEFDLVGHDWGGAVAWWTADAHPGRLRSLAVVSTPHPAALAEAMKTDEDQHLRSGYMTEWRQTRVTERRMLENNADALRRIFDWKVSPSKIDEYVRRLSEPGALTAALNWYRAGRPGGKIGPIEVPTLYIWSTEDAAFGSTAALDTANRVTGPYRFEMIEDASHWVVEEAPEAVTSLLVEHLSSH, via the coding sequence GTGATCGAGCAGCTGAGCATCCCGACCGCGGCCGGTACCTTCGACGCCATCGCGGCCGGCCCCGAGGACGGCCGCCCTGTCCTGCTGCTACACGGTTTTCCCGAGGCCGCGGTCGAATGGGAGCACCAGGTCGCGACGCTCGGCGTGCTCGGATATCGCGCGGTGGCACCGGATCAGCGCGGCTACTCGCCGGACGTCCGGCCGGAGCAGGCCTCCGAATACGGTATCGACGAACTCGTCGGTGACGTCCTCGCGATCGCGGATCGTTTGGGGTGGAACGAATTCGATCTCGTCGGACACGATTGGGGCGGCGCCGTCGCGTGGTGGACGGCCGACGCGCATCCCGGCAGGCTCCGCAGTCTCGCCGTCGTTTCGACGCCGCACCCGGCGGCGCTGGCGGAGGCCATGAAGACCGACGAGGACCAGCATCTCCGTTCGGGGTACATGACCGAGTGGCGGCAGACCCGCGTCACCGAACGGCGGATGCTCGAGAACAACGCCGACGCGCTGCGCCGCATCTTCGACTGGAAGGTGTCGCCGAGCAAGATCGACGAGTACGTCCGGCGACTGTCCGAACCGGGCGCGCTGACAGCGGCGCTCAACTGGTACCGCGCCGGCCGTCCCGGCGGGAAGATCGGGCCGATCGAGGTCCCGACGCTCTACATCTGGAGCACCGAGGACGCCGCCTTCGGTTCGACGGCCGCGCTCGACACCGCGAACCGCGTCACCGGCCCGTACCGCTTCGAGATGATCGAGGACGCCTCCCACTGGGTGGTGGAAGAGGCACCCGAGGCCGTCACTTCTTTGCTAGTGGAGCACCTCTCGTCCCACTAA